A stretch of Gammaproteobacteria bacterium DNA encodes these proteins:
- a CDS encoding hypothetical protein (Evidence 5 : Unknown function) → MSDSSIIIANDIQKRIYALRGVQVMLDEELAELYGVETKVLNQAVKRNIERFPYLNSCFRFPKILRSQFVTSSWGKEAV, encoded by the coding sequence ATGAGCGACAGTTCAATTATTATTGCGAACGACATTCAAAAGCGCATTTATGCCCTGCGCGGGGTTCAGGTCATGCTCGACGAGGAACTGGCCGAACTGTACGGCGTAGAAACAAAAGTCTTAAACCAGGCCGTCAAAAGAAATATCGAGCGCTTTCCCTACCTGAATTCATGTTTCAGGTTTCCGAAAATCTTGAGGTCACAATTTGTGACCTCAAGTT
- a CDS encoding hypothetical protein (Evidence 5 : Unknown function) yields MPDDEDDFDFNERFTGLKAEFEAQLAEETKLNQAILENLAKVKLV; encoded by the coding sequence TTGCCCGACGATGAGGATGATTTTGATTTTAACGAGCGCTTTACCGGACTCAAGGCTGAGTTTGAGGCACAGCTTGCAGAAGAGACGAAGCTCAATCAGGCGATATTGGAGAACCTGGCGAAGGTGAAATTGGTATGA